Proteins co-encoded in one Bacteroidota bacterium genomic window:
- the murF gene encoding UDP-N-acetylmuramoyl-tripeptide--D-alanyl-D-alanine ligase, translating to MKLSLSDLLGIEHTAMWNIDGLRRKSFTDVSTDSRSVNEGELFVAIRGESFDGHQFVETAFRRGAACAVVDRRANIHAYRKRPFLVVHDTTKALGGLAHAYRKKFDIPFLAVAGSNGKTTTKEMITNVLRSRYSVLSTEGNLNNHIGVPQTLFRLNRRHEFAVVEIGTNHFGELDHLCSILDPTHGVITNIGREHLEFFRSLSGVARAEGELFDALRPRGTGFVNADDPRIRTIAQKLRRKVSYGFTAGSVRGTLAGIGPDGCATFLVKARSRRAFKVALRTPGLHAAVNALAAAAVGLSFDVPPREIGRALGTFSSVGKRMEVLRSSGLTILNDTYNANPDSVLTALRTLEGMKTSGRKIVVLADMLELGESSRTEHERIGKAVGRMGIDALFTFGKGAAAIHESAAIRTRRHFGTKGELSRALLALAAEPDIILIKGSRGMKMEEVTMALQQRRGGKAK from the coding sequence ATGAAGCTGTCGCTCTCCGACCTGCTCGGCATCGAGCACACCGCGATGTGGAATATCGACGGGCTCCGGAGGAAATCGTTTACGGATGTTTCGACAGACTCCCGGTCGGTGAATGAAGGAGAGCTCTTCGTCGCCATCCGGGGCGAGAGTTTCGACGGCCATCAGTTCGTCGAAACCGCTTTCCGGCGCGGGGCTGCCTGCGCGGTCGTCGACCGGAGGGCGAATATTCACGCGTACCGGAAGCGTCCGTTCCTTGTCGTCCACGACACCACGAAGGCGCTCGGCGGACTGGCGCACGCGTACCGGAAGAAATTCGACATCCCGTTCCTCGCGGTTGCGGGGAGCAACGGCAAGACGACGACGAAAGAAATGATCACGAACGTACTCCGATCCCGGTATTCCGTGCTCAGCACGGAAGGGAACCTGAACAACCATATCGGCGTCCCGCAGACGCTCTTCCGGCTGAACCGGCGCCATGAGTTCGCGGTGGTTGAGATCGGGACGAACCACTTCGGCGAGCTGGATCATCTCTGCTCCATACTCGATCCGACCCACGGAGTGATCACGAACATCGGCCGGGAACACCTGGAGTTTTTTAGATCATTGAGCGGGGTTGCCCGGGCCGAAGGCGAGCTGTTCGACGCGCTGCGGCCCCGGGGGACGGGGTTTGTCAATGCCGACGATCCCCGGATCCGAACCATCGCGCAGAAGCTCCGGAGAAAGGTCTCCTACGGCTTCACCGCGGGAAGCGTGCGCGGGACCCTTGCCGGGATCGGGCCGGACGGGTGCGCGACATTCCTGGTAAAGGCGCGCTCGCGGAGGGCGTTCAAGGTCGCCCTCAGGACGCCGGGGCTTCACGCCGCGGTCAACGCGCTTGCGGCCGCCGCCGTCGGCTTGTCCTTCGATGTTCCGCCCCGGGAAATCGGCCGGGCGCTCGGAACGTTTTCGAGTGTGGGCAAAAGAATGGAAGTGCTGCGCTCGTCCGGGCTGACGATTTTGAACGACACCTATAATGCGAACCCCGATTCCGTGCTGACCGCGCTCCGGACGCTGGAGGGGATGAAGACGAGCGGCAGGAAGATTGTCGTCCTCGCAGACATGCTTGAGCTGGGCGAATCGTCCCGGACCGAGCATGAGCGAATCGGAAAGGCAGTGGGCAGGATGGGAATCGACGCCCTGTTCACGTTCGGAAAGGGAGCGGCCGCCATTCATGAAAGCGCCGCGATCCGGACCCGCCGGCACTTCGGAACAAAAGGCGAATTATCGAGGGCGCTTCTCGCCCTCGCGGCCG